AGTGGAAAAACGTGGGCGGCCCAGAGAGAAAACTGCAGGATTTCCACAAAATTCTACCTGCCACTTTGGATTCGTTTCTctgtgaaaaaaatctcagtcaCAAATTTTGAAGCTTTTATGcctagttttcatttttaaagacaaaTCCAATGACATGCCATCACTAATACACCTTTCCTTGACAAATGGAAATTAAGCTTGTAAAGCTTCAGCAGAAACCAAGTAAATCCAAGGATTTCTTCACAAAATGTGGTTCCCTTTAGGGTAGCTGTGATGCAAAGTACCTGACAAAGCCACTAGCACAGCACTATGCTAGATCTTTAGTCAAATGGAAACTTTTTGGTTAAATGAGTCTTTTTGCACACTGTTCCGTGCACAGCACAATGGGGTACTGGTCAATGACTAGGGCTCCAACATACTACAGTAATACTAATCCTCAAGGGTCACACTAACCTAGATAGAGCGTAGGCGTAAGAAACCAGCGTACGAGGTTTTTACTGCCTTCTTAAATGAAACATCAGAGCTCTGCTAAGTGTCCTGATATCCAGGAcccagtttattttaaaattagtttctaTAGTGATTTTTACCTGCATTCTGGTTTTGATGACATCTAATGGAGTATTGCCAAAGACACTGgctgcacctgcagcagcaccaaATGCAGCTGTAATAAGCGGATTCATCTTTCTGTGGGGATTATCACCTGATCAAGCACATATAGGAGATAAAGCAATTAGACCATATACCTCTACAAATGCTAATGTTCTTAGAAATAATTTAGAATATATTCTCATATTCAATTAAGTGGTCAACCGTAGGAAGTACTGATCAAACTTTTATAACATCGCCATttaagcaagtttaaaaaaaatattaagtaagaTTTTATCTACTTCTCATAATACAATTAAATTGCCAGCATGACTCATTTTACCTAGATACCAATTTCGAAGGGAAGTCATCACAAAGAAACGGATAGCCTGGTTTGAGCCTTGTTTGAGGACTGTAGCTGTCAGCCCCTGATATGTTCCACGTAAACCTGTAACAGATTacataattttcattttatatataaattttaGAAGTGTGAGTGAAAAATCAGACAGCCAGAATGAACCTGCCAGTCTACTGAAAGACTGGATAATTCACTGGAACAAACCGTGTTCTCTCTCAACACATTTATCTTATATAATTAGATTCAAATAGAACAAAGGATGTTTATGATTCCCCCATTAAGTTATGTGGAGATAAAAACCCACAGTAGTTTTTGCTGCACGATTATACCTTGTTCCCGAACAATCTCACGGACACCTTGGAAAAACCCTTTGTACTTTGGATTTAAAGAGGACTGATCATGAATGAACTTCACCTgtaacaatttaaaacaaaactttaagCACAACATTGTTTCATGACTATTatcctctagtccagtggttcccaaacttgttctgccgcttgtgcagggaaagcctctggcaagccgggccagtttgtgtacctgccgcatccgcaggttcggccgatcgcagttcctagtggccatggttcaccgctccaggccaatgggagctgtgggaagcagtggccagtacgtcccttggcccagcctgcttcctgcagctcccattggcccggagaggcgaaccacggccactgggagctgcgatcggctgaacctgcggatgcggcaggtacacaatctggcccggcccaccaggggctttccctgcacaagtggcagaacaagtttgggaaccactgctctagtccaTCATTTAACATGAATAGGGGCTATTTTGTTAGGTTTTGGAATACTGCCAACTTATGGGAAAAATCCCTCTCCtgccttttaaacaaaaatatttcataagcTACACAAGTTTGCACAGTAAAGTGATAATATTTTTGTCTAGTTGCCCAAAGATGGATGAAAATGGCCTACTACATTTTAGCTTgtggtattttaaaaacacaatgagGAAACAGTAATGGACTTGTTTAGTTGACAGGAAGAAGTTTCCAAGAAGTAGATGATGTTATAGCCTATGAATATTAACATTCTGCCCACCTTTATAGTTTCCATTGGACAGACTACTAGGACAGCTTCTGCAACACCAGCTCCAAGGCCACAAAGCAAACTCCTTTTGTTGTCTAGTTTCCCACTTGAATCCTTTGCAATATTGCTGAGGAACTCAAACATGCCAAATCTGCAGGAAACAGAAGAGCTTTGCTTTCCCCATCACAGATTTTCTCGAATGTAGACAGGTAGCATCTTGAACGACAGTGTCAGAAGTATCCAGCCCACTGCTCTATCCTCTCTCTTTTTCAAAAAAAGGTAATATCCTCAGCTATGGATGTTCAATTACTTTTAATGAGGACTGGTATCCCAGCAACTCACCAAGACTAAAAAACCTGTGGTTTGGAAAACTTCTCTCTCCTTCAGTCCCTTAATCAAATCCTTctattatgaaaataaatctttGCCAATCAGAAATGAAATAGCTAAATTAAATGTGCCATTCTCCTCCCCAATCCAGTGTTAGTAAAGTGGAAATGAAGACAAGTTGGGGGTGAGATTATGACTTTGCCACATGCCCTGAGTGAAGGGCAATGAACAAATAAGCTGCCCAAGGAAAAGAACAGACCACAGTCCTGCTCATAGCCACAGTATGATTCCATGGTCCCACCATAccctgggagggaaagggagcaaAAAGAGACGCAATCTGTACCAGCCCTATACCCAGGACAGATTACACTCCCCTCTGTATTGGTAGAACACTGGGGAGACGGAACCAAGGCTACACtgactccccacccctgccctaccaCTCCTTAACTACTTACACGGGAGCCGAAGCACTGTCCAGGCCCACATTGCTACTTACAATCAAGGTAACCCACACAGGGACTGAAGGGGACACCTAACACCACCAAGAAGGGAGAGTAACAATCTTACCCAGTGTGATTTGGTATGTTTCCCTTGATATTACTGAAGTAATAACTATCACAAACAAGTCAAAAGGAGACTGTGCTATCATAACAGCCTTATTCCAAGTGGTAAAGCTCAGTAAAGCACCAGCTAAGAAATGcaaacagaagacaaaaatacAGAATGAAACAATATCACGTCTAAATAGTAAAAATGTCATCTTATTCTTACCAGCAGTAGTCAATAAGATAATGAAACTGACATTTTACAGCCATCACTATCCGACCCTGGAACGTTTGATCCAGTGCATACCACAAATAGCCTCGCGATGTTAAATCTATAGTATCTACTACTTCATTTAAAACACTATGATCCCAAACTGGGTCTTTATTAAGAGTGAAAGAGTATAAAATGGACCATTCACACTATTTTCCCCTTTCAAACTGTGTAATAGTCAAACtaaaattatgcttttttttCAGATGTTCACCTGGCCTAAGAATCTGCATAAAGTTTCGATACAGAACATTATTTTTCCAAGACCTATATTGCAAAGCCAATAAAATACAGATGGAGCTCAAGAGAGAGAACTGAACTGAGCACATCAGTCCTttagaaaatgggggaggggaggtgaaaaTGGTGGCAAATGATATAGTTACAAATAAGATAAAAAAGCAGTCTCATttagcactttgagatctataggTGAAAAAGCACGCTATAAAATTGATAAAAACCTATCAGTGAAGTCCTTCCACAAATTGGACATGTTTATTATATTTACGAATAATAATTTAGAGATCACCTTACCTGACAGCAGATTTTGGAATAGAGCCATATAACAAAGAACTTAGGCCCCTGTACAGACCCTTCACACCATGCTCCTGAATGGTCAGCCTCACACAGTGACCTGCAAGACAATTTCCATGTCTAGATAATCAACTTTTACTTTACAAATGAATTATA
The genomic region above belongs to Chelonoidis abingdonii isolate Lonesome George chromosome 20, CheloAbing_2.0, whole genome shotgun sequence and contains:
- the LOC116821346 gene encoding tricarboxylate transport protein, mitochondrial-like isoform X2 — its product is MREGADRAASMSAQPAVPRAVAAAAATAEAKLTHPGKAILAGGIAGGIEICITFPTEYVKTQLQLDERANPPRYRSIGHCVRLTIQEHGVKGLYRGLSSLLYGSIPKSAVSYYFSNIKGNIPNHTGFGMFEFLSNIAKDSSGKLDNKRSLLCGLGAGVAEAVLVVCPMETIKVKFIHDQSSLNPKYKGFFQGVREIVREQGLRGTYQGLTATVLKQGSNQAIRFFVMTSLRNWYLGDNPHRKMNPLITAAFGAAAGAASVFGNTPLDVIKTRMQGLEAHKYKNTLDCAYQILKKEGLLAFYKGTVPRLGRVCLDVAIVFVIYEEVVNVLNKVWKTA
- the LOC116821346 gene encoding tricarboxylate transport protein, mitochondrial-like isoform X4; translation: MREGADRAASMSAQPAVPRAVAAAAATAEAKLTHPGKAILAGGIAGGIEICITFPTEYVKTQLQLDERANPPRYRSIGHCVRLTIQEHGVKGLYRGLSSLLYGSIPKSAVSYYFSNIKGNIPNHTGFGMFEFLSNIAKDSSGKLDNKRSLLCGLGAGVAEAVLVVCPMETIKVKFIHDQSSLNPKYKGFFQGVREIVREQGLRGTYQGLTATVLKQGSNQAIRFFVMTSLRNWYLGDNPHRKMNPLITAAFGAAAGAASVFGNTPLDVIKTRMQILQRNSSPSWPSLFGCSNCVCYL
- the LOC116821346 gene encoding tricarboxylate transport protein, mitochondrial-like isoform X5, whose translation is MFEFLSNIAKDSSGKLDNKRSLLCGLGAGVAEAVLVVCPMETIKVKFIHDQSSLNPKYKGFFQGVREIVREQGLRGTYQGLTATVLKQGSNQAIRFFVMTSLRNWYLGDNPHRKMNPLITAAFGAAAGAASVFGNTPLDVIKTRMQGLEAHKYKNTLDCAYQILKKEGLLAFYKGTVPRLGRVCLDVAIVFVIYEEVVNVLNKVWKTA
- the LOC116821346 gene encoding tricarboxylate transport protein, mitochondrial-like isoform X3; amino-acid sequence: MREGADRAASMSAQPAVPRAVAAAAATAEAKLTHPGKAILAGGIAGGIEICITFPTEYVKTQLQLDERANPPRYRSIGHCVRLTIQEHGVKGLYRGLSSLLYGSIPKSAVRFGMFEFLSNIAKDSSGKLDNKRSLLCGLGAGVAEAVLVVCPMETIKVKFIHDQSSLNPKYKGFFQGVREIVREQGLRGTYQGLTATVLKQGSNQAIRFFVMTSLRNWYLGDNPHRKMNPLITAAFGAAAGAASVFGNTPLDVIKTRMQGLEAHKYKNTLDCAYQILKKEGLLAFYKGTVPRLGRVCLDVAIVFVIYEEVVNVLNKVWKTA